A single Anopheles arabiensis isolate DONGOLA chromosome 2, AaraD3, whole genome shotgun sequence DNA region contains:
- the LOC120895931 gene encoding RYamide neuropeptides has protein sequence MTRRTVQPLAREQSSSSSSSFLFSCISTTVALVLFGALVLAAVADADPMVDSASSLYGDNKHASDKRPFFVGSRYGRSHVYGAKDMRQVNVVPRNDRFFLGSRYGKRSDLTKEIESDNNNGIAELTYLACLHTGVSNLYRCYSRDSSSNALHQQETEQFDQQQQEQQQHQRQFNDNADLSEK, from the exons ATGACCCGGCGAACGGTGCAACCTTTGGCGCGCGAGcagtcctcctcctcctcctcctccttcctcTTCTCTTGCATCAGCACCACCGTCGCGCTGGTCCTGTTCGGGGCGCTCGTCCTGGCGGCGGTAGCCGATGCTGACCCGATGGTGGATAGTGCCAGCAGCCTGTACGGCGATAACAAAC ATGCAAGCGATAAGCGCCCATTCTTCGTCGGCAGCCGGTACGGGCGATCGCACGTGTACGGGGCGAAGGATATGCGACAAGTGAACGTGGTTCCGCGCAACGATCGCTTCTTCCTCGGCTCACGGTACGGCAAACGTTCCGACCTGACGAAGGAAATCGAATCCGACAACAATAATGGTATCGCCGAGCTGACCTATCTCGCTTGTCTGCATACGGGCGTCTCGAATCTGTACCGATGCTACAG TCGCGATTCATCTTCGAATGCACTACACCAGCAGGAAACGGAACAGttcgatcagcagcagcaggagcagcagcagcatcaacgcCAGTTCAACGACAATGCCGACCTGTCGGAAAAGTAA